The proteins below come from a single Cervus elaphus chromosome 4, mCerEla1.1, whole genome shotgun sequence genomic window:
- the CAPN12 gene encoding calpain-12 isoform X1: MACGSRRVTIQLVNEETGPETKGPKLFRGQNFKAIRAACLDEGILFRDPYFPAGPDALGYDQLGPHSEKAKGVEWKRPHEFCTEPQFICEDMSRTDVCQGRLGNCWFLAAAASLTLYPRLLSRVVPPGQGFQHGYAGVFHFQLWQFGRWVDVVVDDRLPVCEGKLMFVRSDQRNEFWAPLLEKAYAKLHGSYEVMRGGHMNEAFVDFTGGVGEVLYLKKDTPNPPGLFSILRHALAKESLVGATALSDRGEYRTEDGLVKGHAYSVTGTHKVSLGFTKVRLLRLRNPWGRVEWNGAWSDSCPRWDALPTEWRDALLVKKEDGEFWMELLDFFRHFDTVQICSLSPEVLGPSPAGGGWHIHTFQGRWVRGFNSGGSQPGAETFWTNPQFRLTLLEPDEEDEEEDGSLWCWGAAGARGPARGARTPKCTVLLSLIQRNQRRLRARGLKYLTVGFHVFQIPEELLGLWDSPRSRAHLSGLLRADRSPFCARRDVSRRCRLRPGHYLVVPSAARAGDEADFTLRVFSERRHTAMEVDDVISADLHALMVPYIPLELELQQLFQELAGEEEELGAPQLQVLLSIALEPARAHAQTPREIGLRTCEQLLQCFGHGGSLDLYHFQQLWGHLLEWQATFDKFDEDASGTMNSYELRLALNAAGFHLNNQLTQALTSRYRDSRLRVDFERFVSCMAQLICIFRHCSQHLDGGEGVVCLTHRQWMQVATFS, encoded by the exons ATGGCGTGTGGCAGCAGGAGAGTCACCATCCAGTTGGTTAACGAGGAGACAGGGCCTGAAACCAAGGGCCCAAAGCTCTTTCGGGGCCAGAACTTCAAAGCAATCCGAGCAGCCTGCCTGGATGAGGGGATCCTGTTCCGAGATCCCtacttccctgctggccctgaTGCCCTTGGCTACGACCAGCTGGGACCCCACTCGGAGAAGGCCAAAGGGGTGGAATGGAAGAGGCCCCAT GAGTTTTGCACTGAGCCCCAGTTCATCTGTGAGGACATGAGTCGAACAGACGTGTGTCAGGGGAGACTGG GTAACTGCTGGTTTCTTGCGGCCGCTGCCTCCCTCACTCTGTACCCCCGACTCCTGTCCCGAGTGGTCCCCCCGGGACAGGGCTTCCAACATGGCTACGCAGGTGTCTTCCACTTCCAG CTCTGGCAGTTTGGCCGCTGGGTGGACGTCGTGGTGGACGACAGGCTGCCTGTGTGCGAGGGGAAGCTGATGTTCGTGCGCTCCGATCAGCGGAACGAGTTCTGGGCTCCACTCCTGGAAAAGGCCTATGCTAA GCTCCATGGCTCCTATGAGGTGATGCGAGGCGGCCACATGAATGAGGCTTTTGTGGACTTCACAGGGGGCGTAGGTGAGGTGCTTTACCTGAAGAAGGACACTCCAAACCCTCCGGGCCTCTTCTCCATCCTGCGCCATGCCCTGGCCAAGGAGTCCCTCGTGGGGGCCACTGCCCTG AGTGATCGGGGTGAGTACCGGACAGAAGACGGGCTGGTGAAGGGACATGCATATTCAGTCACGGGCACACACAAG GTGTCACTGGGCTTCACCAAGGTGCGGCTGCTGCGGCTGCGGAACCCATGGGGCCGAGTGGAGTGGAATGGGGCCTGGAGCGACAG CTGCCCACGCTGGGATGCGCTCCCTACAGAGTGGCGAGATGCCTTGCTGGTGAAAAAGGAGGATGGCGAGTTCTG GATGGAGCTGCTAGACTTCTTCCGCCACTTCGACACCGTCCAGATCTGCTCGCTGAGCCCTGAGGTGCTGGGCCCCAGCCCGGCTGGAGGCGGCTGGCACATCCACACTTTCCAAGGCCGTTGGGTGCGCGGCTTCAACTCTGGTGGGAGCCAGCCTGGTGCCG AAACCTTCTGGACTAACCCCCAGTTCCGGCTGACGCTGCTGGAGCCTGATGAAGAGGATGAGGAAGAGGATGGGTCCTTGTGGTGCTGGGGGGCAGCAGGGGCACGGGGCCCCGCACGGGGTGCTCGCACCCCCAAATGCACTGTTCTCCTGTCACTCATCCAGCGCAACCAGCGGCGCCTGAGGGCCCGGGGCCTCAAATACCTGACCGTGGGATTCCATGTGTTCCAG ATCCCAGAGGAG CTACTGGGCCTGTGGGACTCACCGCGGAGTCGCGCGCACTTGTCGGGCCTGCTGCGCGCCGACCGCTCGCCATTCTGCGCCCGCCGCGACGTGAGCCGCCGCTGCCGCCTGCGCCCGGGCCACTACCTGGTGGTGCCCAGCGCCGCCCGTGCGGGCGATGAGGCCGACTTCACGCTGCGCGTGTTCTCTGAGCGTCGCCACACTGCCAT GGAGGTAGATGATGTGATCAGCGCCGACCTGCATGCCCTTATG GTCCCCTACATTCCCCTGGAGCTGGAGTTGCAGCAGCTTTTTCAGGAGCTGGCAGGAGAG GAGGAAGAACTTGGCGCCcctcagctccaggtcttgttaaGCATCGCCCTGGAGCCTG CCAGGGCCCATGCCCAGACCCCCAGAGAAATCGGGCTCAGGACCTGTGAGCAGCTGCTGCAGTGTTTTGGG CATGGGGGAAGCCTGGACTTGTACCACTTCCAGCAGCTCTGGGGCCACCTCCTGGAGTGGCAG GCCACATTCGATAAGTTCGACGAGGACGCCTCTGGAACCATGAATTCCTATGAGCTGAGGCTGGCGCTGAATGCAGCGG GCTTCCACCTCAACAACCAGCTGACCCAGGCCCTCACGAGCCGCTACCGTGACAGCCGCCTGCGTGTGGACTTTGAGCGCTTCGTGTCCTGCATGGCCCAGCTTATCTGCATCTTCC GCCACTGCAGCCAGCACCtggatgggggtgagggggtcGTCTGCCTGACCCACAGACAG TGGATGCAGGTGGCCACCTTCTCCTAG
- the CAPN12 gene encoding calpain-12 isoform X2 — protein sequence MACGSRRVTIQLVNEETGPETKGPKLFRGQNFKAIRAACLDEGILFRDPYFPAGPDALGYDQLGPHSEKAKGVEWKRPHEFCTEPQFICEDMSRTDVCQGRLGNCWFLAAAASLTLYPRLLSRVVPPGQGFQHGYAGVFHFQLWQFGRWVDVVVDDRLPVCEGKLMFVRSDQRNEFWAPLLEKAYAKLHGSYEVMRGGHMNEAFVDFTGGVGEVLYLKKDTPNPPGLFSILRHALAKESLVGATALSDRGEYRTEDGLVKGHAYSVTGTHKVSLGFTKVRLLRLRNPWGRVEWNGAWSDSCPRWDALPTEWRDALLVKKEDGEFWMELLDFFRHFDTVQICSLSPEVLGPSPAGGGWHIHTFQGRWVRGFNSGGSQPGAETFWTNPQFRLTLLEPDEEDEEEDGSLWCWGAAGARGPARGARTPKCTVLLSLIQRNQRRLRARGLKYLTVGFHVFQIPEELLGLWDSPRSRAHLSGLLRADRSPFCARRDVSRRCRLRPGHYLVVPSAARAGDEADFTLRVFSERRHTAMEVDDVISADLHALMVPYIPLELELQQLFQELAGEEEELGAPQLQVLLSIALEPGRSRECRCPKH from the exons ATGGCGTGTGGCAGCAGGAGAGTCACCATCCAGTTGGTTAACGAGGAGACAGGGCCTGAAACCAAGGGCCCAAAGCTCTTTCGGGGCCAGAACTTCAAAGCAATCCGAGCAGCCTGCCTGGATGAGGGGATCCTGTTCCGAGATCCCtacttccctgctggccctgaTGCCCTTGGCTACGACCAGCTGGGACCCCACTCGGAGAAGGCCAAAGGGGTGGAATGGAAGAGGCCCCAT GAGTTTTGCACTGAGCCCCAGTTCATCTGTGAGGACATGAGTCGAACAGACGTGTGTCAGGGGAGACTGG GTAACTGCTGGTTTCTTGCGGCCGCTGCCTCCCTCACTCTGTACCCCCGACTCCTGTCCCGAGTGGTCCCCCCGGGACAGGGCTTCCAACATGGCTACGCAGGTGTCTTCCACTTCCAG CTCTGGCAGTTTGGCCGCTGGGTGGACGTCGTGGTGGACGACAGGCTGCCTGTGTGCGAGGGGAAGCTGATGTTCGTGCGCTCCGATCAGCGGAACGAGTTCTGGGCTCCACTCCTGGAAAAGGCCTATGCTAA GCTCCATGGCTCCTATGAGGTGATGCGAGGCGGCCACATGAATGAGGCTTTTGTGGACTTCACAGGGGGCGTAGGTGAGGTGCTTTACCTGAAGAAGGACACTCCAAACCCTCCGGGCCTCTTCTCCATCCTGCGCCATGCCCTGGCCAAGGAGTCCCTCGTGGGGGCCACTGCCCTG AGTGATCGGGGTGAGTACCGGACAGAAGACGGGCTGGTGAAGGGACATGCATATTCAGTCACGGGCACACACAAG GTGTCACTGGGCTTCACCAAGGTGCGGCTGCTGCGGCTGCGGAACCCATGGGGCCGAGTGGAGTGGAATGGGGCCTGGAGCGACAG CTGCCCACGCTGGGATGCGCTCCCTACAGAGTGGCGAGATGCCTTGCTGGTGAAAAAGGAGGATGGCGAGTTCTG GATGGAGCTGCTAGACTTCTTCCGCCACTTCGACACCGTCCAGATCTGCTCGCTGAGCCCTGAGGTGCTGGGCCCCAGCCCGGCTGGAGGCGGCTGGCACATCCACACTTTCCAAGGCCGTTGGGTGCGCGGCTTCAACTCTGGTGGGAGCCAGCCTGGTGCCG AAACCTTCTGGACTAACCCCCAGTTCCGGCTGACGCTGCTGGAGCCTGATGAAGAGGATGAGGAAGAGGATGGGTCCTTGTGGTGCTGGGGGGCAGCAGGGGCACGGGGCCCCGCACGGGGTGCTCGCACCCCCAAATGCACTGTTCTCCTGTCACTCATCCAGCGCAACCAGCGGCGCCTGAGGGCCCGGGGCCTCAAATACCTGACCGTGGGATTCCATGTGTTCCAG ATCCCAGAGGAG CTACTGGGCCTGTGGGACTCACCGCGGAGTCGCGCGCACTTGTCGGGCCTGCTGCGCGCCGACCGCTCGCCATTCTGCGCCCGCCGCGACGTGAGCCGCCGCTGCCGCCTGCGCCCGGGCCACTACCTGGTGGTGCCCAGCGCCGCCCGTGCGGGCGATGAGGCCGACTTCACGCTGCGCGTGTTCTCTGAGCGTCGCCACACTGCCAT GGAGGTAGATGATGTGATCAGCGCCGACCTGCATGCCCTTATG GTCCCCTACATTCCCCTGGAGCTGGAGTTGCAGCAGCTTTTTCAGGAGCTGGCAGGAGAG GAGGAAGAACTTGGCGCCcctcagctccaggtcttgttaaGCATCGCCCTGGAGCCTG GGAGAAGCAGGGAGTGTCGCTGCCCTAAGCACTGA
- the LOC122692758 gene encoding DNA-directed RNA polymerases I, II, and III subunit RPABC5-like — MTGDSGSIPVQGNNFLYSVQKKTKKQIPVRCFTCGKIVGNKWEAYLGLLQAEYTKGDALDVLGLKRYCCRRMLLAHVDLIEKLLNYAPLEK; from the exons ATGACGG gggactcaggttccatccctgttcagggaaatAATTTCCTGTATTCTgtgcaaaaaaaaaccaaaaaacagatcCCCGTGCGCTGCTTCACGTGCGGCAAGATCGTCGGCAACAAGTGGGAGGCCTACCTGGGGCTGCTGCAGGCCGAGTACACCAAAGGGGACGCCCTGGATGTGCTGGGCCTGAAGCGCTACTGCTGCCGCCGAATGCTGCTTGCCCATGTGGACCTGATCGAGAAGCTGCTCAACTACGCGCCCCTGGAGAAGTGA
- the LGALS7 gene encoding galectin-7, whose protein sequence is MAGSFNVPHKTSLPEGIRVGTVLRIRGLVPDKATRFYVNLLCSEEPGSDAALHFNPRLDESTVVFNSLERGTWGAEERGSGIPFQRGQPFDVLLIATEDGFKAVIADSEYHHFRYRIPPGRVRALEVGGDLQLELVKIF, encoded by the exons AACGTCCCCCACAAGACCTCGCTGCCCGAGGGCATCCGAGTGGGCACCGTGTTGAGAATTCGTGGTTTAGTCCCCGACAAGGCTACCAG GTTCTATGTGAACCTGCTGTGCAGTGAGGAACCGGGCAGTGATGCCGCCCTGCATTTCAACCCCCGCCTGGACGAGTCCACGGTGGTCTTCAACTCCCTGGAGCGCGGCACCTGGGGCGCAGAGGAGCGGGGCTCAGGCATTCCCTTCCAGCGCGGGCAGCCCTTCGACGTGCTCCTCATCGCCACTGAAGATGGCTTCAAG GCGGTGATCGCAGACTCTGAATACCACCACTTCCGGTACCGGATCCCGCCAGGGCGCGTGCGCGCGTTGGAGGTGGGCGGGGACCTGCAGCTGGAATTGGTGAAGATCTTCTGA